CGCACAGCGCCGCCAGCACGGCCACGGCGCCGAAGAGGACGTTCACCGGAACCGCGGAGGAGAGCACCCCCGTCAGGCCCGAGGAGAGGGCCGTGAGCCCGATCACGGTCATCCCCGAGAGGGCGAAGATCCTCCCCAGGTGCTCGGCCGGAGCGATGCGCTGAACCATGGCCGTGCGGGTCACGGTGATGAGCGGAATGGACACGCCGTGGAGAAGCACCGTGAGGGAGGCGGCCCAGGTGGAGGAGACCCACAGGAGGGGCAGGTAGGTGAGCCCGTCGGCCGCGATCCCCCACAGGAGCACCTTCCCCTGCCCGAAGCGGCGGTTCAGCCACTCCGCCAGGGGGATCCCCACCACCGCGCCCAGGGCCAGGGAGGCTTCGAGCAGGGCGTAGGTCCTCCCCGAGCCGCCGAGGACGCTCTTTGCGAAGAGGGGCGTTCCCACAATGGCCGGGCCCATAATGAGGAGGTTGTCGGCCGCCGTCAGAAGGAGAAGGATGCGGAGCCTCCCGTCCCTCCAGGCCACCGAGAGCCCCCCGAAAACTTCGGCGCCCAGCCGCCCGGCGCCCCTCGGGACCGCCGCCTCCGCCGGAAGGAGGAGGAGGAAGCCGACGGACACGAGGAAGAGGGCGCCCACGCCCGAGAAGAGCGCCTGCGTGGGAAACCACGCCAGAAAGAGCAGGCACGCCCCGGGGCCCAGGAGCCAGCCGAGGGGGATGCTCACCTGGATGCGGGCGTTGGCCCTCACGAGGTCCCCTCCCCGGGCCAGGAAGGGGATCATGGCATCCCGTGCGGGGTTGAAAAAGGCCGAGGCCGTG
The sequence above is a segment of the Acidobacteriota bacterium genome. Coding sequences within it:
- a CDS encoding MFS transporter — protein: MTAGIRNLLWAQVASQMGDAAFTVLLFWAVLERSDSPWVLGAAAALNYLPILLFGLPGGLAADRLPRRGLMVAADAVRAILCLAVPLLAAAHLDSPWILAAVGFGVFTASAFFNPARDAMIPFLARGGDLVRANARIQVSIPLGWLLGPGACLLFLAWFPTQALFSGVGALFLVSVGFLLLLPAEAAVPRGAGRLGAEVFGGLSVAWRDGRLRILLLLTAADNLLIMGPAIVGTPLFAKSVLGGSGRTYALLEASLALGAVVGIPLAEWLNRRFGQGKVLLWGIAADGLTYLPLLWVSSTWAASLTVLLHGVSIPLITVTRTAMVQRIAPAEHLGRIFALSGMTVIGLTALSSGLTGVLSSAVPVNVLFGAVAVLAALCAPVAALSRPFREA